The Asterias rubens chromosome 1, eAstRub1.3, whole genome shotgun sequence genome segment TTTCTACGTCAACCTTTTCGTTATCATCCCAAGTATACTCTCTGAAAACCTCGGGTGGATGCGTTTCCAATGGTGGTTCTTCGTCGTTGCTTATTTCAATATGATGCTGAACTACCTCATTTGCCTGTCAAAGAAATCTCACTACACATCTACAGAGGGGATCGTTACGGAGGAAGCCTCTTCGAAGGGTTGGGGATACTGCGTGCCGTGCCAGCAGTACAGCCCACCGAGAACCCATCACTGCTCGGTCTGCAAGCATTGCATCCTGAAACGAGACCAGCATTGCTTCTTTCTCGGAGCGTGCATCGGTCATTTCAACCAACGATACTTCCTTGTGTTTCTCTTCTACGCGTCTATATCAGCCCTCCATGCTGCAGTGTGTTTCTTCACATATCTTAACCAGTACTTTGCAACATTTCTCTCCCTGGACTTTTACTGTTATTTCTTTCCCATCGCCACAACCAAGTGGGTGTTTGGATACACCCCATCGCATCTTTTCGGTCTACTAGCCCTCTTCTACATGTGTTTGACGCTGGGATTCGGCTGCGTTGGGTTCTTTACTCTTCATTTCCAGCGCGCTCTTCATTGCCAGACCTCGTACGAGTTTTCGCACAGAGTGACAACCTACAGTCGAGGCCCTCAGAGGAATTTGCAAGAAGTCTTTGGGAGCTATTGGTGGCTGACGTTTCTCGTTCCTATTCCGCAGAAGCAGACTAGTGACGGAATCGTTTGGAACAAACCCAAAGAATTGAAAGGATATTAGCATATAAAACCAATTGATACAGATTATTAGGCATGTCATGCTtcgttttggaaagggcaagggcaccaaggcattcaattttctccttggtaaagggcactatAGAAATCTTGTACATTTCTGCtgcaaaacatttcaagggcaccaaggcatggaccaggcatggagacaattgccttcattgcttctatgaagtatcaggcctggattatATAGATGCATCAACCTATTAAGACCAACCAATTTTGAGTTGATTTTCTCTGAACAAATTTTAAACAGATGATAAAACTTCAACCCCcctcacaaaaacaacaacaacaacaccattAACATACTTTTGCTGACAATACATGTAACTCATTTGCATCTTTTAGCTAAttgttgcagtgttttgttttcaagttttcaaatgaacatttaaatcTTCAAAAAGTAGTGTGCCATAACTGCAGTAGGTATCATTAAACAGTCCCCCTTTAGAGTAAGATAATAGCTAAATGCACAGTTCATGATTTATTAATCAAATGAACTGCATCTATAGGCATATCATATTCATGGACATGGACACGATTACTGAGTTCATAATACATGTACGAGTTTAGGGAGAAACTCTCATGTAATTCAATATGTATATTACCTTAGTAACGGTTCACAGGGTTTCTCATTATGGATGGATTTTGTGCATTGGAAACCTGTGAAGTCatacagaaagaaaacaaaggtaAAACACTGTACTTActttcctacatgtacacatatgtAGCTGGTGAAACATTTTGTGGCAAAGTATTTATTAGTTTGAAATCACTTACAAAGATGTACCGTTTTGAATGCCATAAAGGCTTTGAGAGAGCTGTATTCATTGTAAAagtcaatttgtttaaatgatgcttttgtatatatttggtttgcggtaacaccatgtattttcagattttagttttattgtgtacatgtacttttatatgggattaaaacaatggaaaggaTAAAAACACGAAAGGTCTTAGCAAATCAGATACCTATGGCACTTCTGAATAACCTCACAGTGTAGGCCTATGtagttttttaaatatctcACTTGTGCGTCTGAACCAATTAATTTCCAAATTTAAGACTGTTTTGAGATAAAACCCTATGTTTAATAAGTACTGTTTATAAAAGAAAACTAAAGTTGTGatgtacaatttctttttttacaaagtttgtaGTGTTTTTGAACTGATTTCGTAATGCTTGTTAGTGTTGTGTGAATAAATAACAATGTATTTAAAACTTTTGTATGTTTTCAATCTTATTTAtggaaaatatttatttaatgtcAGGAAATGTTAGGCTCACTGTACTTTTTGTCGCTCCTcgctttttatatagcgcttttcacacccaagggcgtctcaaagcgcttccaacattatttctTCTGGTCTCTGCTCATAAACTCACTCCTATGACCCTCTCAGCTCCCTTGGAGAAAATGGGGAGTGCAAAGGACAatatcaaaaatgtacaaaGAATTTGTAGGTGTAGGTGGAGTGGGTTGTTGTGCCTCTAATTTGTTTTTGGCTCTTTTGGGGTTAATTTCTTTTTACTAAGGAACCTCTTGttaacatttgtatttttttgttggtGGTGGGGGTTGGGGTTTATTTGCTAATATGAGAGGGAAATCCATGCAGAAACCAACCAACCAGAGCCAAATTTCAGAAAggtctgtaagcacaacaaacttgcttagcacagaaaagtcatgcttagcagaaacagggtACCAGCAAGCATGCCATTCAGTTTACACTATTATAGCTGGTGGCCTGCTCGTTTGATTTATTTGGTAAAGAAGTTGGCTAAACCGAGCCGAGGTGTAAACAAACGCAATCAAACTACCCCTCCTTCCCCTCCCTCGCGCCCCGCCCAAGCCATGCATCTGActagagagggcgctatgtagatgtgctgttttgttttactttgtaaaTGGCGTCCGTGGTTTCGCATGGTATATGGAGAAGGATTTTTTGGGGTCATAGCTAGTTGTAGAATAAGAGAGTGGAGTGTTGACCGTATGCGGAACTTAAGCTAGGATGGAACTTTGACTGGATGTGCGTTTGATCGACAGCTGTTAGGGTTAGTTGGGTCAGTGAGTACAAAAATGTAAAGGCAAAATTGCTCAACCTGTCACTCTTGACTCTTCACTCCTCAGCCTAGCCCTCCCCTCTCCTCCGCACTCACTGCTCAGTCATTTATTCATCATTTGAGTTTGACATCGACATTGTTGTCGGACAGCCTCAGGCTTAGCTCACCCTGAAGCGTAAACAGTAACTGCCAATCCAATTATTTAGAGGTAGAACCTAAATCACAACAAAGGACAAAGCAGTGCTGTCATGTCATGATCGACTCGCTTGTGGTACATGTATGGAAGGACATCCAACAACCATGACAACTGGCCCTGGGCAAAGTCGAAGACTTAAACATTAATAATCAATAACAACGGAAAGATGGGGTTTTTAAAAGTGTGGAAACTACCTCTCTTTCGCAGTATCGTCAATAGCAACAAATGGAAGTCCATATTGAATTTTATTGGTGTATTTTATTACATCATTATGATATTGATTGCAGCTACATTAgaatggtttgttattttgccgGAGCTGTCGCACAAACTTGACTTTTCCATCGGGAAACACCGCTTGTTTCTCCTTTACTTGCTAATCAATGGAATAGGGAATTATCTCCTAGCGGCTCTGCGTGACATTCACTGGAAAAAgagttggaataaaaaaaaacgattgaCGGCGGAACCTTTCCGATCTCATCACTGCAAACTGTGCAACGTATGCGTTCTCAAGCACGACCATCATTGCTTTATAATCGGAAAATGCATTGGTTACCACAACCAGAAACACTTCATCATCTTCAACATGTACACCATGCTGCTTTCTTTGTACGGCCTTATCACCCTAGCAACATACATGCATCTGGCGTTTAAGATGGAGTTTGCAGGAGCTTTGACTTTCTTCACACTTTTCGCGACGTCTTTCATGGCGTGGAGTCAAGGTTCGATTGGGTTTCCTCAAGTATCCCTTGTACTGTTACTCTACATTTGCCTGATGAGCACTCTGGCTTCCTTTGGCTTTCTCGCTTGGGAACTGACTATTACATCAATGGGATTGACCACACACGAAATGATGAACGGAACGAAAGGAACGAACACATCAATTCGGGAGAATTT includes the following:
- the LOC117300376 gene encoding palmitoyltransferase ZDHHC22-like gives rise to the protein MDVGAKLKGWLSFFTEPTAKRLMLIANIGGVGYYWVVSLLVFYVNLFVIIPSILSENLGWMRFQWWFFVVAYFNMMLNYLICLSKKSHYTSTEGIVTEEASSKGWGYCVPCQQYSPPRTHHCSVCKHCILKRDQHCFFLGACIGHFNQRYFLVFLFYASISALHAAVCFFTYLNQYFATFLSLDFYCYFFPIATTKWVFGYTPSHLFGLLALFYMCLTLGFGCVGFFTLHFQRALHCQTSYEFSHRVTTYSRGPQRNLQEVFGSYWWLTFLVPIPQKQTSDGIVWNKPKELKGY
- the LOC117295903 gene encoding palmitoyltransferase ZDHHC22-like produces the protein MGFLKVWKLPLFRSIVNSNKWKSILNFIGVFYYIIMILIAATLEWFVILPELSHKLDFSIGKHRLFLLYLLINGIGNYLLAALRDIHWKKSWNKKKRLTAEPFRSHHCKLCNVCVLKHDHHCFIIGKCIGYHNQKHFIIFNMYTMLLSLYGLITLATYMHLAFKMEFAGALTFFTLFATSFMAWSQGSIGFPQVSLVLLLYICLMSTLASFGFLAWELTITSMGLTTHEMMNGTKGTNTSIRENFKDVFGQYWILGLFVPLPLPQYGTGCYEYVMRKPNRKHDS